In Enoplosus armatus isolate fEnoArm2 chromosome 16, fEnoArm2.hap1, whole genome shotgun sequence, the genomic window agaaagaaaaagaagctgctggaggaaaaaacacaagaagaaacaGACTTTGGAATTAgacaccaaagaagaagaagaagaagaagaagaagaagaagaaaagaaactgaatatttgtatAATAATCCTGAAGCATCTGAAATAATTCCTGTGGTATTTATTTGTGAGTCCACCTCCGTCTAACTGAGCTTCATTCAATTTTCAATGCTTTTAGTAATTGTAGAAATTTTACAGAAGAATATATAATTTTCTGTGCTTACATTTTAGGTGTTTAAACGTGTTTGTGGTGATGGAGAGCGTACGTGCCGTGGTCTacctgtccgtctgtctgtccgtgCTGACATCACTCtgtcagggtcagaggtcagccgACAACCAGCTGCCGTCAGCGCCGGACGAGCCGCTCATCGGACTCACGACCAAAGAGCTGGTGAGTCAGTGGTCCTCATACAGGTTCTTATCCTAAAAGTTTTAATGAGATGAAGTCAATATTTGAATTATGTGTCATTAAGGTGGTAAAATGTGCTCAAACCTCAATGattaaattataattaattaaggttagttttttttctaaactatTAAATTATTTATGTTGGTCAAATTAAAACTAACTAATGTTGAAAAATGGTTAAATTGTTATTACTAATAAATTCTGTGAAAACAATaattcatataataataattaaggaTGTAAGATCGTCAAATTAAAATAAGGCTTTGGGATGGTCAAAATGGAACAAATGACGGTGGAAAAGTTTTCAAATTAGAAGTAATTAAGGGGGTGAAATGGTGAATCTGTAGctgattaaaattaaattaaattaaaatgtagttgttattattaattataatcGACAtgataaaaagttaaataataacTAATTAAGATTGTGAGATCAtcaaattcaaataatgttttaaaagaaagtcATTTAAAGTAATTGAggtggaaatgttttaaattagaAGTAATTAAGGTGGTGAGAGTCTAAATTACCGATAATGAAGAtgacaaagtcaaagtcaattAAGGTGATGAGGTGGTCCAATCAAAACAAAGGTCGTTAGTACTAATTAAGGTGATGGAGGTCACTgatttaaataaacagtttaaaagAGAACGTTtccagcagaagaagaaactgcCAGGCAGCATCACTGTCAACACGGTGCTGCTACAGGTCTGTTTTCATCTCAATTAATGTTTCCAGCAATTTATTAGATTTCAAAAATGCATATGAAGCTGATCTGTCAACAAGAGaaattatgtttctgtaatcagCAGGTAAAGGTCATTGAAGGTCATTGAAGGTCGCTGCAGGCTCTGAGGAAACAACCTGCTTAAGAAATGATAAACTCCACTCTTGAAGACGCTGCCTGTCTGAGCTAATCCTGTCTCACAGTGACCCAGTGATGATGCTTCAATGGAGACAATCTGactaaatgtgaacaaacatgaaaaaaggtCTCTTTTGTAAACGTGAAGATGTTTCAGGTTTTAATATTTCCAcatcactgactgtgtgtgtgttcaggctgaAGCTCTGCAGGGTTTCCTGGATGAAGCTGACAGCAGCGTCGGTCTCTCTGTGGAGAAGAAAGCCAGCGTCATCCCCCGGGTGAGAACATGaatgacagctgtcaatcaaacatcaGTCAGGTCCCTCAGCTGGACAACATCATGTCAGGCCCCATTCACACCTGCAACATGCGTTTCACAGTTAATGTCAGCTGTAAATGAGGTTTCGTGTCCTCCACATGATTTATGTGTTGGTCCATGATGAAGGTGACCGAGAAAGATGGCGGTCGTGGTTAGAAGAGACCACATGTTGACCggcctcctctgtcctcctggtCTTCAGTTTTCAGTCACTCGAGGCCTGAAGGACAAACAAAGTGTTTCTTGTTTCGCTGCGATGAACAAGGTTGTTGTTGCAGCGCGTTACATTATCACACGACTGTTTACAGTCTGTGATCGCTCagatcaatatttatttattacccGCATcacaacagtgacatcacatcctGTCTCTGCTGcgtttgaggacattttgttgaaCAGAAGTTTAATGTGAAGAAGTTCAGTAAGGAGGTCTTCAACTGAaacctgtctgactgtttgtctgtctgtctgtctatctctctgtctgtctgcctgcctgcctgcctgcctgtctgtctgtctgtctgtctgcctgcctgcctgtctgtctctctgtctgcctgcctgctttccgtctgtctgtctgtctgtctgtctgtctctctgtctgtctgtctgtctgtctgtctgtctctctgtctgtctgcctgtctgtctctctgtctgcctgcctgctttccgtctctctgtctgtctgtctgtctctctgtctgcctgcctgcctgtctgtctgtctgcctgtctgtctgtctgtctctctgtctgcctgtctctctgtctgcctgcctgtctgtctgcctg contains:
- the cart4 gene encoding cocaine- and amphetamine-regulated transcript 4, yielding MESVRAVVYLSVCLSVLTSLCQGQRSADNQLPSAPDEPLIGLTTKELAEALQGFLDEADSSVGLSVEKKASVIPRCDVGERCAMKHGPRIGRLCDCLRGTACNTFFLRCY